The following coding sequences are from one Betaproteobacteria bacterium window:
- a CDS encoding ABC transporter permease — MLAYIVRRLLYAIPILIGVNLVTFALFFVVNTPDDMARMQLGVKRVTPEAIVRWKAERGYDKPLFYNADAPGLAALSDTIFFTRSAAMFVGDFGRAEDGRDIAREIGNRMGPSLAIALPTFVLGLFVTVSFALILAFFRASAFDLWGVVLCVAMMSISGLFYIIGGQYLVSKIWRLVPISGFGEGLDAWRFLILPVVIGVVSGIGSSTRWYRTIFLEEVGKDYVRTARAKGLSETLVFFRHILRNALIPILTGVVVVIPLLFMGSLLTESFFGIPGLGSYTIDAINAQDFAIVRSMVFIGSVLYIAGLILTDISYTLVDPRIRFE; from the coding sequence ATGCTCGCCTACATCGTCCGCCGGCTTCTCTACGCCATCCCCATTCTCATCGGGGTGAATCTCGTTACTTTCGCCCTGTTCTTCGTCGTCAACACTCCGGATGACATGGCCCGCATGCAGTTGGGCGTCAAGCGGGTGACGCCGGAGGCCATCGTGCGCTGGAAAGCGGAGCGGGGTTACGACAAACCGCTCTTCTACAACGCCGATGCCCCCGGCCTGGCGGCCCTTTCCGACACCATTTTCTTTACCCGCTCGGCGGCCATGTTCGTGGGCGACTTCGGCCGCGCCGAGGACGGCCGCGACATTGCGCGCGAGATCGGCAACCGTATGGGGCCCTCCCTGGCCATCGCGCTGCCGACTTTCGTCCTGGGGCTGTTCGTCACGGTGAGTTTCGCCCTGATCCTGGCCTTCTTCCGGGCCAGCGCCTTCGACCTGTGGGGCGTGGTGCTGTGCGTGGCAATGATGTCCATCTCGGGTCTGTTCTACATCATCGGGGGGCAGTATCTGGTGAGCAAGATCTGGCGCCTGGTGCCCATTTCCGGCTTCGGCGAGGGCCTGGATGCCTGGCGCTTCCTGATTCTGCCGGTGGTGATCGGGGTGGTGTCGGGGATTGGTTCATCCACGCGCTGGTACCGCACCATCTTCCTGGAGGAGGTCGGCAAGGACTATGTGCGTACCGCAAGGGCCAAAGGCCTGTCGGAGACCCTGGTCTTTTTCCGCCACATCCTGCGCAACGCCCTCATTCCCATTCTGACCGGGGTGGTGGTGGTCATTCCGCTGCTCTTCATGGGCTCGCTCCTGACGGAATCCTTTTTTGGCATTCCCGGGCTGGGCAGCTACACCATAGACGCCATCAACGCCCAGGACTTCGCCATCGTGCGATCCATGGTCTTCATCGGTTCGGTGCTCTATATCGCGGGGCTCATCCTGACCGACATTTCCTACACCCTGGTCGATCCGCGGATACGCTTCGAATGA
- a CDS encoding DUF3592 domain-containing protein: MEYIKPAMIVLGFLAIAFGLFTRLRNRGLQNWPSVSGTIIRSDLQTTADGKTRLAASFRYQIDDRVIDSRMIILTIEDVRPAVVYRILQRLATGSRVKVYYDPKDPASATVDHTPRGNWLEAVLAGMALVAYAAFGL; encoded by the coding sequence ATGGAATACATCAAACCCGCCATGATCGTCCTGGGCTTTCTGGCCATCGCCTTCGGTCTGTTTACCCGGTTGCGCAACCGCGGCCTGCAGAACTGGCCCTCGGTCAGCGGTACCATCATCCGCTCCGACCTGCAAACCACCGCCGACGGCAAGACCCGCCTGGCGGCGTCCTTCCGCTACCAGATCGACGACCGCGTCATCGACAGCCGCATGATCATCCTGACCATCGAGGATGTCCGTCCGGCCGTGGTTTACCGCATCCTGCAACGCCTCGCCACGGGCAGTCGGGTCAAGGTTTATTACGACCCCAAGGATCCCGCTTCGGCCACCGTCGACCACACGCCCCGGGGGAATTGGCTGGAGGCCGTCCTGGCCGGCATGGCCCTCGTCGCCTACGCCGCCTTCGGGCTTTAG